The DNA region TATTCTTTCCCCTGTGTCCTTTGCCTTTGATCTCCCTTTCATCCTTGCTGAAACTAAACATCTCATAAACAGAATAgtgtaaaaaaggaaacagacatCCAAGACACATAGCAATTAACCTCTGCCCCTGCTATCAACTTCATGGAGTCAATTTACTCAGTCCCTTGCACAAACGTATTTAGTTCAGTTCTTATTGGATCTCATGCAGATCTCAAGAAacctgggaaggaagaaattgCTTAGAATAATTCTATAAGTTGGGGCATTTTATTTACTGGCTGTGTCCCCAGAAATCTGTGTGAACGCCCTTCTGTACGATCTATAAACAAGTGGACTCACCTGGCAGCTctgactgtttcttctctttgtttcttcctaAGGTGCCCAAAGAGGTATGAGCAGAACGGAGGCAGATTGACATCTTGGTGTATGCTCACAGCTAGCGTAACTATTGTGCCTGTCTGTAAGTCAGCAGGAAACTGTCCGGTCGAGTTCGTTTTCAGGGATGTAACAAAAGTGAAGCTGCTGACCTTTCTGCTTTGACTGTTTATTAGTAAGCTTTTGTGAggaatttttaattccttctcaCCCACACCCCGTTTTTACCTGCACcttttcctttgtccttctTTTCTATTCGTACGTGACCGGGCCATGTCTTGCACAGTCGGTCAATGAGCCTGGGCTGCAGGAAGCAGCATCAGCGAGCACTTTGCCATTGCACCCCACGCAGAAGCACCCAAAACCACTTCAGTTTCCTCCTGCAAATAATGCCAATGGCCTGTATCCTGCAGCCACAGAGTTTTCTCTATAGTCTCAgaatttatttggaaaacaaatggtATTTTCAGCCattgaagaaaatgtattaaaatcaCACCAATTAAGTTTTTCTGAACCTGCCAGTAGCTGAATCGTTAACATCACAAGTTTTGCAAACAAGCTCACCTAAAGGCTATGTTACCTGGAAAACATGACGATTACAGTCTGAATGTTGTCGTTGCTGAGTATTTTACAGGTGGTTATTTCTGCAGCAAAGACCTTACAAGAGTTCTTAGCCCAAAATTCTTGACttaattttcatatttgaaTCAATGCAACGTTTGATTATCATGTTTCTTTACCAGATACAGAATTAATGTTTTGTTCAGGCAAGGACATGTTTCCACTGAAAGCACCTTCACCTTACCCACACTGCATGTAGGAGTTTGCATATACCATTCCTTGCCTTGCCACCCTCCAAGGAAACTAGCTGAATTTTGTTTGTACACCATTTATCATCCAACAAAACAGTTAGATAAAAGTGCCTACCCAGCAGAAGTCAGCCAACGCTCTGCGGGTGGGCCCTGGAGCAGCCCTCAGAAGCCAAGTAGACCCAGCCAGTAGCAACTTAAAGGTGACAGACTCTGTATCTGTTCCCAGCTAGCATCCCTTGTCAGCTCCCTGCTTGCTAAGCTCCTGCTTCCTTGGTGTTTTTCTGTCCCAACCACATACTGCCTGCATGACAAGACACCTGGGAAATGGGTAAGACTTCCTTGAAGACAAATTGActcatttatttctgcagatgCATGGTACTAAGCACCACTtgcaaaaggattttttcctctACAACGCCTCCAAAGCTAGAAGTAAGAACTATATAAACATGCGAGAAATCTCTGAGCGCTTCCGGCTACCTCCCAGCGAGTATGTTGTCATCCCATCAACATATGAACCCCACCAGGAGGGAGAATTCATCCTGAGGGTCTTCTCAGAGAAAAGAAGTCTTTCAGAGTAAGTTGCAGATCCATCCATCTGGCCATAAAGGTAGAAGTGAGCTTGCTACTCTGTTATACTCACATTCCCCATTTGCTACaccttgcttttcattttcttaaccTCATTACAAACTCCAAGCTGCAAACTCATTTCCCTGAGCTTTGCTCATTTCCCTGAGCTTTGCTCATTTCCCTGAGCTTTGCTCATTTCCCTGAGCTTTGCTCATTTCCCTGAGCTTCGGTCAAGAGCCTACTTTGAATTGTCTTTGGGGAAGCTTACAACTTGCAGGATATCTTTTGTAAACATACCATTAGCCATTTTTAATAATGCAAATGAACCAGTTTGGGTTTTATTGCTATATGCCACTGGCTAAAGTTTTGGCCAGATAGATCATTGAACCAGATCTAATTTCAGTCACGAATGAAACACAGAAGTATGTAGATATTTCGTTTCTATCCTGCTCTTCAACTAGTTTCCCAGAGCTCAGCAAATTGCAGCCAGTTTCACTTTGCTTAGGCCAAACAGATTCTGTTTTACTCCCAGCGGTCAAAGTTCAGTGTCATCGAGGCTCTTTAGAAGAGTAAACCAGGCAGCAGTGCTCCTGGAAGTGGTATTTGGGATGCTCAGCTCAAACTGGGAAAAGCTACGTCGAGAGCCTGCAGCTGTAACGCTTGGAAGCCAGCTCACACCACTGCCTGTTTGGAAAGTTCAAATGGCTATTTACAAACCCGCTACAGAAAAAACCAAGGTTGGGAACATCCACTTTCCTGATTCGTTTACTTTCTGCATTCTTCTAGGGAGGCTGAAACCACGATTGAAGCAGAGCGTCCATCGGTAAGCACTGTTCTGTGCATCTTTTGTATGTGAACAGAAGTAGGGAGGGGAGAACCATCACATCTAGGGAAACCTACGGCAGGAAACCTTTTGTGGCCATATTTCTCAAGATACTTTTATTAACACTTGCTTTATATACACCACTTTCTATGTTGAACAGACCAAAATCTTTTGCCAGATTTGAAATCTGTTCCTGGCATAAAGAAGCTGGATGCTAAGCATTGCCTTTGCTTCCGTCAGTTGTGAGTAGGAGGCCTAGCTCTGTGCTCAGAGATTTGTCTGTGAAATTGGTATCTCATctaataaagcaaaaaagtacCTTATTTTGAAGTGGAAAGGGATCTTACTGATATTCCGGTTCAAACTAGCATTCCTGACAAGCTCTAACTCTTCAGCCTGGGGTTTTACACATCTATATGGGAATACACTCGAGCTaattagtctttaaaaaaaaaaatcagaggaaatGGTCTTGCACAGAACAAAGTGCCATCAAGCCTTGCTCAGAAGTGTTCCCCTTTCGTTTGCTGTCATGATAACAAGATCGTGTCCAGATCTGGTGGCATTTAATTGCCACTTCAGATAACATTGATCTGTGGGCACAGAAGTCCAATCTCCACTGCAATGATGggctagaaaaaagaaaaggaatagtCAGAGCCACAGAGCTAAAGGTACAATAGACATTTTATTCAAGCAGACAAAGCCCCAGGTGAGATGAGACACTGTTTTGCTATGGTTTCTGCAATTTCTGTCCTTCAGTATGCAATTTCTTGGTGGGtgcattttccctcatttttctgAGATTTGAAAACTGTgtaagaatggaaaaaagaaatgtgagaagggtaaagagaaaaaatgacattttaccATCAGGTTTGCATAACATGCATAAAATCTAcaattttgtttctaaacacttttttttaattgccttttttttttgtacagaagaagaaaaagggcaaGGTGAGTACTGGTGCAATGTGTTGGCTGCCAGTAAGACAAAGAGCACGTGCAATGcatgcagcaggagcagagttCCTTGGTATCCTTAGTGATTTCTCTGCATCTGGAAACTGGTCTCATTAATGAAGGGCACTGGATAAGAGGCTATTTGCAGGCAGCAAAGATTTTGTCTTCCTACACCAAAATCTAATGAAATAGCTATAGCATCATATACCTCTCTCACTCAAGGGGGGGGGCAAACCTGTGACAGaaacttttcagttttacaAGCTTGATCCTCTGGGTTGCTCAACTgcccttccttcctgctcctccacAGGCATCCCAACACCCCTTTCTAGTGAAAATCATCCGTCCTCCAGACACATGCCCTCGCAGGCACTTTGCATTGCCTAATGCAGCTGCTCCTCTTTCCTGAAGTTTCTGCTCACCAGAGTCTAAGATTCTCCTTTCAATTCTATACAACACATTTAGGACCCTGAAAATGTAACCAGGCATTTTAATCTCAATACATCTGCGTGTTGTAGCAGCTTTCATTGTTTTAAATGCACTAAAACTGAGCAATTGCACATGGCTGCTTATAGCCGAATGCTTCAGGAATTAATACAAAGAACATAAGCTTTGCATAATTAACAAGCTCCTACAGAAATACCTTCTGTGTAGGATTCAgattctgtttgctttcagtgCTACTGTCCATGGAGAGGGGCAAGTTCATCAGTTTAACTGAGAATCAAGAATCTGGGagacttattttgctttttttaaaaaaaaaaaaaaaaaaaaaaaggtagcatTTAAACAGTTACTGGCTTTCTGAAAAGGAAGGCTAGAAGCCAGAGATTgcattattttgcaaaaatactgTTGTGGCTTTTCTAGCGTGAGGAGAGCAGTAACTTCAGAGATGCCTctaccttttatttctttcctttccttcccagctctgGCTTCTTCAGGCAGCCTCTCAGGGCAGGGGCTGTTGCTGCATGTGCTTTACCACAGAACGGGTGTCCCCAAATACTTTCCTTTCCACTATTTTTTGCGTAATTCCActtctctcttgctctcttccttcttcttctagCCTATCATCTTTGTTTCTGACAGAGCCAACAGTAATAAGGAGCTGACAGCAGATGAAGATGCTGGCACAGATGGTGAAAAAACCCACGTAGATGAGAAGAAGGTTTGTGCAGCACGTGGAAAGGGGGAAAATAGGGCTTGGTCTGGCTAGCATGGAAGAGTGGCTGGGGAGAGCACATGAATGGGGCAACACCCTTAGACATTTAGCAGCTTTTAATCAAATCTTAGCATAACTTGCGTCTGGTTTATGTGTATCTAATGAGCATGAGCAAACAGAGACTATCCCTTCAGTTATTTAACACCTGTGCTGGAGGATGTAGTTGCTTGAAAACATCTGGTTGCTCTCTCATACAGGGACCCTGGCTGCGAGAGATCCCTTCCCCACAAGCAGCACAGTTCAACCCACTCTTGCTCGGCCCCCTGAAGCGGTACCCGCTTTGCCCAGGGCACACGGGCCAGTCGCACCTGAACCTGGCAATGATCACAGCCTGTCCTAGTACAAATTACAGGACCCTATACCAGTCCTCGCTGGTATAAAAAAGCCTGAGTAACCCCAGGAGGTCCGGCACTCCTCTTTTATCTCACTactggagaggaggaaaatagGGTAACGAATCGGAGTTTCTGCCTGCAGGTGGGTGAGGGACACAAGATGCCACAGCTATATCCTGCACCCAGACTCACGGCGACTGGGAAATGGCTTGAATGTCTGCTTACAGGGAGCGTGCTGTTCTGCTGTATAACTGCCCGGGCATGCAGGTGGCAAAGTGGGAACCAACCTTATCTTTCCTCTGCACTTAGACGAACAAAAATAAGAACTAAGCCAAGAAATTAACTTTGTTAAACATAATTCCTGTAATTTGATATTGGCGGAGGGGGGAGGGATAAAATATagtttcctttttcagtatCAGCCTCAGAGTTAAGGCGTGCTCTTTGCATGTGTCTGAAAAAGCTTTACCTTCATTGTTCCGCTCTGTCTCATGTGCTACTTGTCTCCAGCAAGGGGCCCCCCACACTACAAAGAGCTCTCAAGCCCAAGTCCCTCTGGTCAATCCATGACCTACAGGGCAGCTATGGAGCAGATATGCCTCTTCTGCTCCAAACTTCTCCTTTGCAatgctttgaaacaaaaaattagaAGATAAACACTTGTCAGTGAAATCATTTAGGCTCCTTCCAAGAGAAAGGAGAGCAATGGGGTGAGGTTAAATACTCAGCAGTTTTGCCAAGGaacatatttaacaaaaaaaaaaaaggggaaaggaacCGGAGGATGACGCATTTCTCTGAAGAGCTCCAGATTCACCGAGAGGCTTATTGTGCAAGGGCGAGTGAGCTCCCCTGggcctcttcccttccctgctgggtTAAGGTTGTATCTCTTCTTTGCTTGTCTCTGTTCAGCGTCCTTCAGCCAAAGCTCATGAAAGGAGTGAAGAGGAAAACCAGTTCAGGAATATTTTCCAACAGATCGCAGGAGATGTGAGTATGCAACCGGCCCCTGCCTCTGCCATTAGAGCAGCCTAGCCACAACAGCACCTAAATCAACTGCGTCACAGatagaaaatgaattttaacatttcctttgaaTTTATTTCCATCAAATTTCCTTTGAGATCTGAAGCTaagcaaaatcaaattaaaatccAATTAAGTATACAGCTGTCCTCATATGTACATATAAGGTATTCCCATTCTGTACAAGGGAGCCTTATCTAAATTCAGGCTTTTACTTCTATCACTATGACAAGATGCTATTTTGCATAGCACATATCaacaagttaaaaatacaaTGCCCTCCAGTATATGCTTAACAGGGgaagttaaaagcaaaaacagaTCAAAGAACTGCAAAAACGAAGAGGCTGCAAATGGGTTACAGGGATTTTTGGCTTATACAGTGGCTTGAAATTACTGGTCATTCTTCTAGTTGTAGTTTAATAAGCATTATATGGTAACTTTAGACCTACCGTGTACTGCAGCCTCATGAAAGATTTGGACTAATGTCTGTATAAACTAGAACgctctgtattttaaagcatgtaCATGCCATACTGAAAAGTGACCAAAGACTTCATACTTTTAGCATATCCATCCATAAAGTGATCTGCTTTATCTTAGTTACATTCCTTATTAAGTCTCACCACATTTCCTTCCCACCAGGACATGGAGATCAATGCTGAAGAACTCAGGAACGTTCTCAATAACGTTGTAAAAAAACGTGAGTTTGAGCATGTTTTTCAGTAACCCTGGACAAAGAGATCTGCGATATAACATAATGCTCCACCCCTGAGTTGCACTCTAAAAATTATTCGTGGTTTCAGACTCACAAATTTCCTAGATATGCTTCCACGGACTTTGCATCGAGACTTTAGTGAGCTGAACCTTTCATAGAGAGCATCTCTACAAGTGATCAAGTACTTATAATGCAGAAATAAGCATTCATTGGAAGCATCGCACAGGATAACACAGCATTTCTAGCAGTCTGCAAatgccctttaaaaaaaaaaatttaatcgAGGCAGAGCTTTCTCCCTGCTGAGCAAACTTTAGCCTACAGATCCTGGGCTTGCTTAGTTACCTGGAAGCTAGTTTAGAGttttccaaaagcttttcttgtaTACAACAAGTCAGGAAGAGTAATCTCTAATCCACAAGCAATAACATTACTTAAAGTCTTTTCAGGTCTCTCTACCACTCATTTCTTAATGGATGAAAGAAGTAGATTCGGTTTCTACTTTCAGTAGAGTCACACCTAAGAGGAAGAAGTGCTTGCTGACTTGTATGACCTGTTTTCACCTGGGATCATTTATTTCAGATAAGGACCTAAAGACCGAAGGATTTGAACTGGAATCCTGCCGCAGCATGATTGCTTTAATGGATGTATCCTTTTCTGGTGAAAGAGGAGTGCTTGATACCACGCTAGTCTGCTTGGGTTGTCTCCCAccactacacacacacacaacttaGTGAGCCAGGGATGCAGAACAGTACATTATAGTCTGTCGTCAGATAACACAGCGTTCCTGGTCTGGCACACCTTAACTCCAGTCATCTCAACGTTAGCGTAGCTGGCAGATGAAAATATCCCCAAATAGGAAACTACAGAATTGGTCAGTCAGTACCTTTCCTTAGGTATCAGCAACTGGCCAGCTCATGTACTAGgggatgatttaaaaaaaaaataattttcaaaccaACTCAACATAACTACAGTTCTTGCCAAACTTACTATATTTCTCTCTTATCTTTAAGTCTATAATGTATTATACATTCCACTGCGTCCTTAGCATGCAATGCATACAGACATCATCTCAAAGCAAGTATAGTAAAACACTCTACAGGATACCATATGGGGTTACCTCTGATACAACATCACTCAGTTTTCCTATTTGAGAAAACACATGATTTTCAAATAACATAAGCTCATTCAAACATAACTAGAACAAACTTGTAGCTACAGCCCAGAGCCATAATGATTGGAGCGTAAGCACATTTTTGTAACATTTAGTCAACATTTTGCTTAGTTCTCCATTAATTTTAAGCAAGGCAGAAAGACCTTCACTCTAGGATAAAGCTCAGTTGTCTTAAAAACATTGGGTAAGCTTTGCATTTGGATGTATTTGGAAAGAGCCCTCTAAAACATCCTGCTCATGTGCTTTATAATAGCTCCAGAAGCGAGCCTCTCTCCTGTGCCAGATGCTTCCTTCTACACAAAGTGCAACTAGTACTTCACAATCCTGAAACAAAATACTATGGATAATAACCAAAATGTTCACACGTTTTACTGCACAGCTCAGCCACTTCAATACCGAGGAGATCCTGAACTCAGTTTCACAATCATCCTTTCACCAGTAGCTGCAGacttaattaattttctctttaaaatatcatAGTTTTTTACCTGAACTCTTGCATCACAGACAGACGGCTCAGGGAAGATAAACTTTGATGAGTTTCGACATCTCTGGAACAAGATTAAAAGCTGGCAGGTATTGCTGGTATCCACAGTGCTGTTCTtcacagcttctgcagcacaAAAGCTTGTGCAGGAAAACAAGACCTCCCTACATACGctacaacaaaaagaaaagctaaaaaaattGCAGATCAGCTTCTGAAAAGTAATGTCTCTCCTCATTGTACCCATAGCCTAAACAAATAGCCTGAACCTCTGAACCTCCAGCATTCATGTAAGAACTTCCTCCAGGAGGATAGCATGGAGACATACAAATTGGGGGAGGATGGTGATGGGAGCTATAATCAGGCCTCATAAGTAGCTTAATTAGGACAATCGAGAGAGGATTAACAGCATAAACTGAAGTCAAACGAGGAGAGTCTCTAGCAGAGAGCTTTTGCTTCTCTCAGCATGgatctaaattattttaatttgtgacTGAGAGGACCTCTGTGCTAACaacacaggctgcccagaagcagcaatataaagcaaacagcaaagccTCCAAGGGCCTGAGGTACACATACTGTACCCAGACTGTGGGTACATTCAACAGAAGTa from Phalacrocorax aristotelis chromosome 10, bGulAri2.1, whole genome shotgun sequence includes:
- the CAPN3 gene encoding calpain-3 isoform X5; the protein is MQKNRRKERKLGANLYTIGFAIYEVPMHGTKHHLQKDFFLYNASKARSKNYINMREISERFRLPPSEYVVIPSTYEPHQEGEFILRVFSEKRSLSEEAETTIEAERPSKKKKGKPIIFVSDRANSNKELTADEDAGTDGEKTHVDEKKRPSAKAHERSEEENQFRNIFQQIAGDDMEINAEELRNVLNNVVKKHKDLKTEGFELESCRSMIALMDTDGSGKINFDEFRHLWNKIKSWQKIFKRYDTDHSGTINSYEMRNAVNDAGFRLNNQLYDIITMRYADKNMNIDFDSFICCFVRLDAMFRAFHAFDKDGDGIIKLNVLEWLQLTMYA
- the CAPN3 gene encoding calpain-3 isoform X6 gives rise to the protein MHGTKHHLQKDFFLYNASKARSKNYINMREISERFRLPPSEYVVIPSTYEPHQEGEFILRVFSEKRSLSEEAETTIEAERPSKKKKGKPIIFVSDRANSNKELTADEDAGTDGEKTHVDEKKRPSAKAHERSEEENQFRNIFQQIAGDDMEINAEELRNVLNNVVKKHKDLKTEGFELESCRSMIALMDTDGSGKINFDEFRHLWNKIKSWQKIFKRYDTDHSGTINSYEMRNAVNDAGFRLNNQLYDIITMRYADKNMNIDFDSFICCFVRLDAMFRAFHAFDKDGDGIIKLNVLEWLQLTMYA